The following proteins come from a genomic window of Yinghuangia sp. ASG 101:
- a CDS encoding threonine aldolase family protein, translating to MPDAVTPGPTPETGDAPGPGPTAARRRHDPASRGFASDNYAGVHPEVLAAIALANDGHQVAYGEDAYSAHLDEVFRAHFGPRARAYPVFNGTGANVVALQAVTERWESVICAESAHIHVDECGAPEKVGGLKLLTVPTEDGRLTPELIDRQAWGWGDQHRAQPRVVSLAQSTELGTVYGPEEIAAICRHAHDHGMLVHLDGARLANAAAALGCSLGALTTDAGVDILSYGGTKNGLMFGEAVVVLNPDAVRGIEYVRKLSMQLASKMRFIAVQFEALLAGDLWLRNAAHANAMAARLAEAVRGIPGVELSHPVRSNAVFAVLPAEVTARLQKRFRFYTWDEATGEVRWMTAFDTTEDDIDAFAAAIREEAAG from the coding sequence GTGCCCGACGCAGTAACCCCCGGCCCCACCCCCGAGACCGGCGACGCCCCGGGCCCCGGCCCGACCGCCGCGCGGCGCCGCCACGACCCCGCGTCGCGCGGATTCGCCAGCGACAACTATGCCGGCGTCCACCCCGAAGTGCTCGCCGCGATCGCGCTGGCCAACGACGGGCACCAGGTCGCGTACGGCGAGGACGCCTACAGCGCGCACCTGGACGAGGTCTTCCGGGCGCACTTCGGGCCGCGGGCCCGCGCGTACCCGGTCTTCAACGGCACCGGGGCCAACGTCGTCGCGCTCCAGGCGGTGACCGAGCGCTGGGAGTCGGTGATCTGCGCCGAGTCCGCGCACATCCACGTCGACGAGTGCGGCGCCCCCGAGAAGGTCGGCGGCCTCAAACTCCTCACCGTGCCCACCGAGGACGGCCGCCTGACACCGGAGCTGATCGACCGTCAGGCGTGGGGGTGGGGCGACCAGCACCGTGCGCAGCCGCGCGTGGTCTCGCTGGCGCAGAGCACCGAACTCGGCACGGTCTACGGTCCCGAGGAGATCGCGGCGATCTGCCGGCACGCGCACGACCACGGCATGCTCGTCCACCTCGACGGTGCCCGCCTCGCCAACGCGGCGGCGGCGCTGGGGTGTTCGCTCGGCGCCCTGACCACCGACGCGGGTGTCGACATCCTGTCGTACGGCGGCACCAAGAACGGGCTGATGTTCGGCGAGGCCGTCGTGGTGCTCAACCCGGACGCGGTGCGCGGCATCGAGTACGTGCGCAAGCTCTCGATGCAGCTGGCGTCCAAGATGCGGTTCATCGCGGTGCAGTTCGAGGCGCTCCTCGCCGGCGACCTGTGGCTGCGCAACGCCGCGCACGCCAACGCCATGGCCGCCCGTCTCGCGGAGGCCGTACGCGGCATCCCCGGTGTCGAACTCAGCCATCCCGTACGGTCCAACGCGGTCTTCGCGGTGCTGCCCGCCGAGGTCACCGCGCGGCTGCAGAAGCGGTTCCGGTTCTATACGTGGGACGAGGCCACCGGCGAGGTCCGCTGGATGACCGCGTTCGACACCACGGAGGACGACATCGACGCGTTCGCCGCCGCGATCCGCGAGGAAGCGGCGGGGTGA
- a CDS encoding terpene synthase family protein, producing the protein MPRGDIASLIAAATAHADSRCPRAATHPDTASVAAEARAWARGGGLHPAEPGGPVDLVNPVLPVAEAMRDAPTHALRITGFFATWLAAFAEHGTRTGWDPAYGASLAGILGGARTTPDALHFTLADLADRITAAGGAALLPELAGALTRHTAAARREHDWVTRDVTPTLTEFLDNRVDRTAVPMLIVPQRLDPALGRPDAPTAPGVPQLAELAGLLTGVDEDLIGFRAAVATGARMTLVPVLMREYGHSVPAAFQSATVLFGAWKTQLDHGVGVFEREPDGPEAAAAVRQARALVDWVAALHHHHADLHVRHRAVAVG; encoded by the coding sequence GTGCCACGGGGCGACATCGCGTCGCTGATCGCCGCGGCCACGGCCCACGCCGACTCGCGCTGCCCGCGCGCCGCCACCCATCCCGACACCGCGTCCGTCGCGGCCGAGGCCCGTGCGTGGGCCCGCGGCGGCGGCCTGCACCCGGCCGAGCCCGGCGGGCCGGTCGACCTGGTGAACCCGGTCCTCCCGGTCGCCGAGGCGATGCGCGACGCGCCGACGCACGCGCTGCGGATCACCGGGTTCTTCGCCACCTGGCTCGCCGCGTTCGCCGAACACGGCACGAGAACCGGCTGGGACCCGGCGTACGGCGCCTCCCTGGCCGGCATCCTCGGCGGCGCGCGCACCACACCCGACGCGCTGCACTTCACCCTGGCCGACCTCGCGGACCGCATCACCGCCGCGGGCGGCGCCGCGCTGCTGCCCGAGCTGGCCGGCGCCCTGACCCGGCACACCGCCGCCGCACGCCGCGAGCACGACTGGGTCACCCGCGATGTGACGCCCACGCTCACCGAGTTCCTCGACAACCGTGTGGACCGCACCGCCGTTCCGATGCTGATCGTGCCGCAGCGGCTCGATCCGGCGCTCGGCCGGCCCGACGCGCCGACCGCGCCCGGCGTACCGCAACTCGCGGAACTGGCGGGGCTGCTCACGGGCGTCGACGAGGACCTGATCGGGTTCCGGGCCGCCGTGGCGACCGGTGCGCGGATGACACTCGTGCCGGTCCTCATGCGCGAGTACGGACACTCCGTTCCCGCCGCGTTCCAGAGCGCGACCGTGTTGTTCGGCGCGTGGAAGACCCAACTCGACCACGGCGTGGGGGTGTTCGAGCGGGAACCCGACGGCCCCGAGGCCGCGGCGGCGGTCCGGCAGGCGCGCGCCCTCGTCGACTGGGTCGCCGCGCTGCACCACCACCACGCCGACCTGCACGTCCGGCACCGGGCCGTAGCCGTCGGTTGA
- a CDS encoding DUF952 domain-containing protein, with product MDPSVIYKLLPAEEWEIAESAGVFVGSAIDVRDGFIHFSTAAQAPETARRHFAGRTGLTLLAVATAPLGDALRWEPSRGGELFPHLYADLPVDAVVGSAELPDAARPDAVGDDGGPGAGAGEDIARAVADAIARW from the coding sequence ATGGACCCTTCGGTGATCTACAAACTGCTGCCCGCCGAGGAGTGGGAAATTGCTGAATCCGCAGGGGTGTTCGTGGGGTCCGCGATCGATGTCCGCGACGGGTTCATCCACTTCTCGACGGCCGCGCAGGCGCCGGAGACGGCGCGTCGGCACTTCGCCGGGCGGACGGGGCTGACGCTGCTCGCGGTCGCCACCGCGCCGCTCGGTGACGCGCTGCGGTGGGAGCCGTCGCGCGGCGGAGAGCTTTTTCCCCACTTGTACGCCGATCTGCCGGTGGACGCCGTCGTCGGGTCGGCCGAACTCCCGGACGCGGCACGGCCCGACGCGGTCGGCGACGACGGCGGACCGGGAGCCGGCGCGGGGGAGGACATCGCGCGCGCGGTCGCCGACGCCATCGCTCGATGGTGA
- a CDS encoding DUF6421 family protein produces MATKAPVRSTRVASAAGTHGTATPATPTAPDTPPGTAAAHPEWPALKAAVAELRTLQSADGSIDASAHDLAHARRLVADIRASVGAFAAVLPHDAGYLAAVSHDFERWAESGFGVPDFLDALLAFRPELDRTDGREHLVVFPMYTQNGNPHRNIEAVLLRVVWPDPIAELEATAYDNAMFVPLAFTDFTAGYDTDSAVLFPETIAVREVPRFTWGGIFCDREAARFRRVTAAAAECLHLDLPDEARTLVDRQQAAQDAFVLWDLVHDRTHMRGHLPFDPFMVKQRMPYWMYALEELRCDLTAFREAVRLERQGTEAARHVQYAIVFDRLFRFPVTGDRVRNYDGLGGQLLFAYLHRDGVLRWHDGALTLDWRRLPGAVIALGDEVDELYRQGVNRSRLAHWLAAYELVSSYVPPHPGSTWAKGPDALPLDGPPKHLVDAVMPDEFPLNMFYEGLRRRLTDVIASTRGIVGGSVR; encoded by the coding sequence ATGGCAACGAAAGCTCCTGTGCGCTCCACGCGCGTGGCGTCCGCGGCCGGCACCCACGGCACCGCGACACCCGCGACACCCACCGCGCCCGACACGCCCCCGGGCACCGCCGCGGCGCACCCCGAGTGGCCCGCCCTCAAGGCCGCCGTCGCCGAGCTGCGCACGCTCCAGTCGGCCGACGGCTCGATCGACGCCTCGGCCCACGACCTCGCGCACGCCCGCCGGCTCGTCGCCGACATCCGCGCGTCGGTCGGCGCGTTCGCGGCCGTCCTGCCGCACGACGCCGGCTATCTCGCCGCCGTCTCCCACGACTTCGAGCGCTGGGCCGAATCCGGTTTCGGCGTACCGGACTTCCTGGACGCCCTGCTCGCGTTCCGCCCCGAACTCGACCGCACCGACGGCCGCGAGCACCTGGTCGTGTTCCCGATGTACACGCAGAACGGCAACCCCCACCGCAACATCGAGGCCGTCCTGCTGCGCGTCGTCTGGCCCGACCCGATCGCCGAGCTGGAGGCGACGGCGTACGACAACGCCATGTTCGTACCGCTCGCGTTCACCGACTTCACCGCCGGCTACGACACCGACTCGGCGGTGCTGTTCCCCGAGACCATCGCGGTGCGCGAGGTCCCGCGCTTCACCTGGGGCGGCATCTTCTGCGACCGCGAGGCCGCGCGCTTCCGCCGGGTGACCGCCGCCGCGGCCGAATGCCTCCACCTGGACCTGCCGGACGAGGCCCGCACGCTCGTCGACCGGCAGCAGGCCGCGCAGGACGCCTTCGTGCTGTGGGACCTCGTCCACGACCGCACGCACATGCGCGGCCACCTTCCGTTCGACCCGTTCATGGTCAAGCAGCGCATGCCGTACTGGATGTACGCGCTCGAGGAGCTGCGCTGCGACCTCACCGCGTTCCGCGAGGCCGTGCGCCTGGAGAGGCAGGGCACCGAGGCGGCCCGCCACGTGCAGTACGCGATCGTGTTCGACCGGTTGTTCCGCTTCCCCGTCACCGGCGACCGCGTCCGCAACTACGACGGCCTCGGCGGGCAGCTGCTCTTCGCGTACCTGCACCGCGACGGCGTCCTGCGCTGGCACGACGGTGCGCTCACGCTCGACTGGAGGAGGCTGCCGGGCGCGGTGATCGCGCTCGGCGACGAGGTCGACGAGCTGTACCGGCAGGGCGTCAACCGCTCGCGCCTCGCGCACTGGCTGGCCGCGTACGAGCTGGTGTCCTCGTATGTGCCGCCGCACCCGGGCTCGACGTGGGCGAAGGGCCCCGACGCCCTGCCGCTCGACGGCCCGCCCAAGCACCTGGTGGACGCGGTCATGCCGGACGAGTTCCCGCTCAACATGTTCTACGAGGGCCTGCGGCGTAGGCTCACGGACGTGATCGCTTCGACTCGGGGCATTGTGGGAGGTTCCGTTCGATGA
- a CDS encoding VWA domain-containing protein, giving the protein MTSTKRRIAAGMGALLVAAALGGATPAVADPDNGPSNTPPPKVDLVLDLSGSMNQNDAGGETRISAAKKAFNEILDSLPNDALVGLRVLGQGNPGDNKTAGCRETAQLAPVGAPNKVAMKAAVAAQTPTTGWTPIALALQEAANDLGNEQGSRRIILITDGEDSCAPPNPCDVARQLAAQGLNLVIDTLGLVPDEKTRRQLTCIAEATGGTYTSANTAQELSQRVTQLVDRAVVKAEEVTIPTTVKGSPNGCADAPLLGPGVYADRIVFEQHLWYKVPQLPGQELRASATVGIDRAVARDYDATITAVTEDGRDLARYTDAGSGRVDGQSAGLRYSLPKKGDDDPQPKDAKTTCLMVSTAFNANASVPREPGMPLELLVDLVKASDAQASDTHGLGRGWIFIGVLAGVGLVGGLLFGWLVRLIAGMRRAV; this is encoded by the coding sequence ATGACATCAACGAAGCGACGGATCGCGGCGGGCATGGGCGCCCTGCTCGTGGCCGCGGCGCTCGGCGGGGCGACCCCCGCCGTCGCCGACCCGGACAACGGCCCGAGCAACACACCGCCGCCCAAGGTGGATCTGGTCCTGGACCTCAGCGGTTCGATGAACCAGAACGACGCGGGCGGCGAGACACGCATCTCGGCGGCGAAGAAGGCGTTCAACGAAATCCTCGACTCGCTGCCGAACGACGCGCTGGTCGGCCTGCGGGTCCTCGGCCAGGGCAACCCCGGCGACAACAAGACGGCGGGCTGCCGGGAGACCGCGCAGCTCGCGCCGGTCGGCGCGCCCAACAAGGTGGCGATGAAGGCGGCGGTCGCCGCCCAGACCCCGACCACCGGATGGACGCCGATCGCCCTGGCGCTCCAGGAGGCCGCCAACGACCTCGGCAACGAACAGGGCAGCCGTCGCATCATCCTCATCACCGACGGCGAGGACTCCTGCGCGCCGCCCAACCCGTGCGACGTCGCACGGCAGCTGGCCGCGCAGGGCCTCAACCTCGTCATCGACACCCTCGGCCTCGTGCCGGACGAGAAGACCCGCCGCCAGCTGACCTGTATCGCCGAGGCGACCGGCGGTACGTACACCTCCGCCAACACCGCGCAGGAACTCTCCCAGCGCGTCACGCAGTTGGTGGACCGTGCCGTGGTCAAGGCCGAAGAGGTCACCATCCCGACGACGGTCAAGGGCAGCCCGAACGGCTGCGCCGACGCGCCGCTCCTGGGCCCGGGCGTGTACGCCGACCGCATCGTCTTCGAGCAGCACCTCTGGTACAAGGTCCCGCAGTTGCCGGGACAGGAGCTGCGCGCGTCCGCGACGGTCGGCATAGACCGGGCCGTCGCGCGCGACTACGACGCCACGATCACCGCGGTGACCGAGGACGGCCGCGACCTCGCCCGCTATACCGACGCCGGAAGCGGTCGCGTGGACGGCCAGTCGGCGGGCCTGCGCTACTCGCTGCCCAAGAAGGGCGACGACGATCCGCAGCCGAAGGACGCCAAGACCACGTGCCTCATGGTGAGCACGGCGTTCAACGCGAACGCCTCCGTGCCGCGTGAGCCGGGCATGCCGCTCGAACTGCTGGTCGACCTGGTGAAGGCGTCCGACGCCCAGGCGTCCGACACGCACGGCCTCGGCCGCGGCTGGATCTTCATCGGCGTGCTGGCCGGCGTCGGCCTCGTGGGCGGCCTGCTGTTCGGCTGGCTCGTCCGCCTCATCGCGGGAATGCGGAGGGCCGTGTGA
- a CDS encoding SDR family NAD(P)-dependent oxidoreductase produces MTPEKTPQTPRPPQTTPRTAPDDAGTLPEGSVIVVAGAGGPAGQAAVARLGRAGAIIEAADADEKRLADAVALAPPGRAHGRVVDLSGPTATRAWAEDVERRHGRVDGVVHLVGGWRGGKEFGDNTADDWALLHNLLIRTAQNTSLAFHDALARAPRGRFVLVSATAAARPTAGNAGYAAAKAAAEAWTLAMADSFRRIRAESAPTEAADGPAAAILVVKALVWPALRTERPDAKFPGYTDVADLADEIATLWSRPTDDVNGRRLCPTQ; encoded by the coding sequence ATGACCCCGGAGAAGACGCCGCAAACGCCCCGGCCGCCGCAGACGACCCCTCGGACGGCCCCCGACGACGCCGGTACGCTGCCGGAGGGCTCCGTCATCGTGGTGGCGGGAGCCGGCGGCCCCGCCGGGCAGGCCGCCGTCGCCCGGCTCGGCCGCGCGGGCGCGATCATCGAGGCCGCCGACGCCGACGAGAAGCGCCTGGCCGACGCCGTCGCCCTCGCCCCGCCCGGCCGGGCCCACGGGCGCGTCGTCGACCTGTCCGGCCCCACCGCGACCCGTGCCTGGGCCGAGGACGTCGAACGCCGCCACGGCCGCGTCGACGGCGTCGTCCACCTCGTGGGCGGGTGGCGCGGCGGCAAGGAGTTCGGCGACAACACCGCCGACGACTGGGCGTTGCTCCACAACCTGCTGATCCGCACCGCGCAGAACACGTCGCTCGCCTTCCACGACGCCCTCGCCCGCGCCCCGCGTGGCCGCTTCGTCCTGGTCTCCGCGACCGCCGCGGCCCGCCCGACCGCGGGCAACGCCGGGTACGCCGCCGCCAAGGCCGCCGCCGAGGCGTGGACGCTCGCGATGGCCGACTCGTTCCGCCGGATCCGCGCCGAATCGGCCCCGACCGAGGCCGCCGACGGCCCGGCCGCCGCCATCCTCGTGGTCAAGGCCCTCGTCTGGCCCGCGCTGCGCACCGAACGCCCCGACGCGAAATTCCCCGGCTACACCGACGTCGCCGACCTCGCCGACGAGATCGCGACCCTGTGGAGCCGCCCGACCGACGACGTGAACGGAAGGCGCCTGTGCCCGACGCAGTAA
- a CDS encoding bestrophin-like domain: protein MSLSGILIILGTLLGVAACILVVQRFVPHPLRERHNDVAGFIFAAVGVLYAMLLAFVVIAVWENHSAARESTFQEADELAGLYWVSRELPMPLGGRLEQQTIDYAETVMHKEWPLMAEHHSSPEATRLVYELREGIMAYHANGPREELLYDRAVTHLENLASARRERLNQVGEEVPTLLWTALIAGAVITIGFTFLFGLSNTFTHTLMVLMLTGLVVVSLVVIREMDFPFNGATKVDPTAFEVFLDRLPPPRAAA, encoded by the coding sequence ATGAGTCTGTCCGGAATCCTCATCATCCTCGGTACCCTGCTGGGCGTCGCCGCCTGCATCCTGGTCGTGCAGCGCTTCGTCCCCCACCCGCTCCGCGAACGCCACAACGACGTCGCGGGGTTCATCTTCGCCGCCGTCGGCGTCCTGTACGCCATGCTGCTGGCGTTCGTCGTCATCGCGGTCTGGGAGAACCACTCCGCCGCCCGCGAGAGCACGTTCCAGGAGGCGGACGAACTCGCGGGCCTGTACTGGGTGTCCCGCGAACTCCCGATGCCGCTGGGCGGCCGACTGGAGCAGCAGACCATCGACTACGCGGAGACGGTCATGCACAAGGAATGGCCGCTGATGGCCGAGCACCACAGCAGTCCCGAGGCGACCCGGCTGGTGTACGAGCTGCGCGAGGGCATCATGGCGTACCACGCGAACGGCCCGCGCGAGGAACTCCTCTACGACCGCGCGGTGACGCACCTGGAGAACCTGGCCTCCGCACGCCGCGAACGCCTCAACCAAGTCGGCGAGGAGGTCCCGACATTGCTGTGGACCGCCCTCATCGCCGGAGCGGTGATCACCATCGGCTTCACGTTCCTGTTCGGGCTGTCCAACACGTTCACCCACACCCTCATGGTGCTCATGCTGACCGGTCTGGTCGTGGTCTCGCTCGTGGTGATCCGCGAGATGGACTTCCCGTTCAACGGCGCGACCAAGGTCGACCCGACGGCGTTCGAGGTCTTCCTCGACCGCCTGCCACCGCCGCGCGCCGCCGCGTGA
- a CDS encoding PPOX class F420-dependent oxidoreductase has product MAFDPAETERALARLGAAKFLLLTTYRKDGSTVPTPVWVARDGGALVVWTRATTAKVRRLRRDPRVELAECTFKGAPLGPGVAGAGRVLDDPSDAERVRSLIKKKYGVTGWLTVQGSVLRRGRTATIGLELTPTG; this is encoded by the coding sequence ATGGCTTTCGACCCTGCGGAGACCGAGCGCGCGCTGGCACGCCTCGGTGCGGCGAAGTTCCTGCTCCTGACCACCTACCGCAAGGACGGCAGCACCGTGCCCACTCCCGTGTGGGTCGCCCGCGACGGCGGCGCCCTGGTGGTGTGGACGCGGGCCACGACCGCGAAGGTGCGCCGGCTGCGGCGCGATCCGCGCGTCGAGTTGGCCGAGTGCACCTTCAAGGGCGCGCCGCTGGGCCCCGGCGTCGCGGGCGCCGGCCGTGTCCTGGACGATCCCTCCGACGCGGAGCGCGTGCGGTCCCTCATCAAGAAGAAGTACGGCGTCACGGGCTGGCTGACCGTCCAGGGCAGCGTGCTGCGCCGCGGCAGGACCGCGACGATCGGCCTGGAGCTGACCCCGACGGGGTGA
- a CDS encoding PQQ-dependent sugar dehydrogenase, translated as MSPARRPRNIFWTFLLAALLAIPIAVIQGSGRASAAPALPAGFQLRDMPSGQSELLTDFAWTPDGGYFTTGKNGRVAWVSAAGVARTVAQLPVETEQDLGLVGLAVAHDYTTSRTVYITRVVTINGVWHLRLESWKVTGTGEPTGLDNSVIIIDLVANSNSHAITTVIAADDGTLWVSIGDSADYRFVDALAFRSQDLNTGYGKILHLYPDGRGVPGNPFYSAADPNSWRSRVYAYGFRSPFRFSLDPTTGAPIQGDVGYNTWEEVDIVRPGSNYGWPCWEGATRTPGYRDLDACKGVGTAEPLWTYQHGTMGTSVTGGVVYTGSSYPEAYRGAYFFGDYSSGRLYTLRYDTAGNLTRAPEPNGFGTGIGGPVKFSTAVNGDIVYADIGGAKLRRLVYAPGNRPPTAKATTTTDAATRTVTFDGGSSTDLDGDALTYEWDFGDGTSATGMRVSHQYAAPGTEPLTARLTVRDAAGATGTADIVVVPANNAPELTLTTPPAGTVFKVGEPVHLTATAQDAEDGPLTVTWSSVILHCSGPYCHEHPGTSFDGGTYDVPFTDHGDNTSLVLTASARDEHGVVASATYTAKPKLRTLEIAGATPAAVTVNAVAVRSVPITVGATVTVIAPEVAVDGVATFASWTDGAPRARELVMPDNDLTLTTTYLTPIDRRYQGDGQFRTQLGAPTGPETGDAALRYRDFAGGRAYWTPATGVHEVHGGILTDYLAYGGHVAFGAPTTDETATPDGVGRFNHFAGTVASGLASSYWSPNTGAHMIYGDIRTVWSNLGWELGPHGYPTTDELPTANGVGRYNNFQNGAIYWKFGPGAHSVYGTIFDRYAALGWDSSVLGFPTTNETATPYGAGRYNHFEYGSIYWSSSTGAHEVYGSIRDRWSALGWELSYLGYPTSGEFAIPGGRRSNFQYGYIEFNAATGAVVDRRY; from the coding sequence GTGAGTCCCGCAAGACGTCCCAGGAACATCTTCTGGACGTTCCTGCTCGCCGCACTGCTCGCGATACCCATCGCGGTGATCCAGGGCAGCGGCCGAGCCTCCGCCGCACCCGCACTGCCGGCGGGGTTCCAACTGCGCGACATGCCGTCCGGGCAAAGCGAGTTGCTGACCGACTTCGCCTGGACCCCGGACGGCGGCTACTTCACCACCGGCAAGAACGGCCGCGTCGCGTGGGTCTCCGCGGCCGGCGTCGCACGCACCGTCGCCCAACTGCCCGTCGAGACGGAACAGGACCTCGGTCTCGTCGGCCTCGCCGTCGCCCACGACTACACGACCTCGCGCACGGTCTACATCACGCGTGTGGTCACCATCAACGGCGTCTGGCACCTGCGCCTGGAGTCCTGGAAGGTCACCGGGACCGGTGAACCGACCGGACTCGACAACTCGGTGATCATCATCGACCTCGTCGCCAACTCGAACTCCCACGCCATCACCACCGTCATCGCCGCCGACGACGGAACACTGTGGGTGTCGATCGGGGACAGCGCCGACTACCGGTTCGTCGACGCGCTCGCGTTCCGCTCGCAGGACCTCAACACCGGCTACGGCAAGATCCTGCACCTGTACCCGGACGGCCGGGGCGTGCCGGGCAACCCGTTCTACTCCGCGGCCGACCCGAACTCGTGGCGCAGCCGCGTCTACGCGTACGGCTTCCGCAGCCCGTTCCGCTTCAGCCTCGACCCCACCACCGGCGCGCCGATCCAGGGCGACGTCGGCTACAACACGTGGGAGGAGGTCGACATCGTCCGCCCCGGCTCCAACTACGGCTGGCCCTGCTGGGAAGGCGCCACCCGGACGCCGGGCTACCGCGACCTGGACGCGTGCAAGGGCGTCGGAACGGCCGAGCCGCTGTGGACGTACCAGCACGGCACGATGGGCACGTCGGTGACCGGCGGCGTCGTCTACACGGGCAGCTCGTACCCCGAGGCGTACCGCGGCGCCTACTTCTTCGGCGACTACTCGTCCGGGCGCCTCTACACGCTGCGCTACGACACCGCGGGCAACCTCACCCGCGCCCCCGAGCCGAACGGCTTCGGGACCGGGATCGGCGGGCCCGTGAAGTTCTCCACCGCCGTCAACGGCGACATCGTCTACGCGGACATCGGCGGTGCCAAGCTGCGCCGCCTCGTCTACGCGCCGGGCAACCGGCCGCCGACCGCGAAGGCCACCACGACCACCGACGCGGCGACCCGGACCGTCACCTTCGACGGCGGCTCGTCCACCGACCTCGACGGCGACGCGCTCACCTATGAATGGGACTTCGGCGACGGGACGTCGGCGACGGGCATGCGCGTCAGCCACCAGTACGCGGCGCCCGGCACCGAGCCCCTCACCGCGCGGCTGACCGTACGCGACGCCGCGGGGGCGACCGGCACGGCCGACATCGTCGTGGTGCCGGCCAACAACGCTCCCGAACTGACGCTGACCACGCCCCCGGCCGGGACCGTGTTCAAGGTCGGGGAGCCGGTCCACCTCACCGCGACCGCGCAGGACGCCGAGGACGGGCCGCTGACCGTGACCTGGTCGTCGGTGATCCTGCACTGCAGCGGGCCGTACTGCCACGAGCACCCGGGGACCTCGTTCGACGGCGGCACCTACGACGTGCCGTTCACCGACCACGGCGACAACACCAGCCTCGTGCTGACCGCGTCGGCGAGGGACGAGCACGGCGTGGTCGCGAGCGCGACGTACACCGCCAAGCCGAAACTGCGCACGCTGGAGATCGCGGGCGCCACCCCGGCCGCGGTGACCGTCAACGCGGTCGCGGTGCGCAGTGTGCCGATCACCGTCGGGGCGACCGTCACGGTCATAGCCCCCGAGGTCGCCGTGGACGGTGTCGCGACCTTCGCGTCGTGGACCGACGGGGCGCCTCGCGCACGGGAGTTGGTGATGCCGGACAACGACCTCACGCTGACGACCACGTACCTGACGCCGATCGACCGCCGGTACCAGGGCGACGGGCAGTTCCGGACGCAGCTCGGCGCTCCGACCGGCCCGGAGACCGGTGACGCGGCGCTGCGCTACCGGGACTTCGCGGGCGGGCGCGCGTACTGGACGCCCGCGACCGGGGTGCACGAGGTACACGGCGGGATCCTCACCGACTACCTCGCCTACGGCGGCCACGTCGCGTTCGGCGCGCCGACCACGGACGAGACCGCGACTCCCGACGGCGTGGGGCGGTTCAACCACTTCGCGGGCACGGTCGCGAGCGGGCTCGCGTCGTCGTACTGGTCGCCCAACACCGGGGCGCACATGATCTACGGCGACATCCGCACGGTGTGGTCGAACCTCGGGTGGGAGCTGGGGCCGCACGGTTACCCGACGACCGACGAACTGCCCACCGCCAACGGGGTCGGCCGCTACAACAACTTCCAAAACGGCGCGATCTACTGGAAGTTCGGGCCGGGGGCGCACAGCGTGTACGGGACGATCTTCGACCGGTACGCCGCGCTCGGCTGGGACAGCAGCGTGCTGGGCTTCCCGACCACCAACGAGACGGCCACGCCGTACGGGGCCGGGCGGTACAACCACTTCGAGTACGGGTCCATCTACTGGTCGTCGTCCACCGGCGCCCACGAGGTGTACGGCTCGATACGGGACCGCTGGTCGGCGCTGGGCTGGGAGCTGTCGTACCTCGGCTACCCGACCAGCGGCGAGTTCGCCATACCGGGCGGGCGGCGCTCCAACTTCCAGTACGGCTACATCGAGTTCAACGCGGCCACCGGCGCCGTGGTGGACCGGAGGTACTGA